ctgagattcttcAATGTTAACAAAGGGCTCTTTCTGAGATTCCTGTTTCAAGGTTGAATTCACACTGAGAAGAGAACAGATAGAGAAGGACTTCAGAGGGCAGaggaaacaaagagcagggcggatgGTCGGAACTTCATAGGACccgcggagacagaggtctggatgatgtggattcgaggctggaagatgtgaagTCCGAAGAAACCCCCCTCGCAGCAGACAtggaccagtccgcatctcattgttaatcagcgaataaatatgcatttttgttatactataactgggcaaacgcaggtttggacaatgtcttttccatcctccgcttgggacatcaacactcagcgggcttattctttgggagggagacccggagctctgtatgaatcaatttgaatggaataaatcatctgtggataaactcgctcaaccctggtttgtctcctccgatgctgaacacgctccattgttagacgggataagacagagttaaggaattggagtaagGTGATATATTTATAGTCTGacatgacgcacacaaatatcatcaaCATACGAGTAATCCAAGTTTTAGAATTTGCGCATCACATCACGTATCTTCAAGGCACGCGTGTTCtccgcattgtacactagtagcggctaaattttacagtcaccgctcacattagcacacaacgctagcgttaagcggtccttcatgAGTTTGTGTCCCGGTATTCccttctcctctgccacgatgaatgtccgcctgggcatcctttttcaaaaaaagaccagtttcatcgcaggtgaaaacttgctgggggatgtaactttcctcggcgataatcaaggcaaatgtcttgatgcgtccttctgcttaaggatggtggaaatggttgacgtattcTCAGTGGCACGTaccccactcatatttttcaattattccgTGTTTTGTGTCCATTAtcaacgccttttctttgcaaaactctgccAATCCATGGTAAAATTGTTTACCTGGTATGTAAATGTAACCAACGCAGGGAAAAAGCGGGCGGGTGgtgaaatgcaaagtccgcccagtggtcgtagaaatattttatacaccaaagagatgcaaaaaaaaaaacagtgccagggccacctggcttggtcgcatcacaaaattttgatcgtatcgcgaattattcgatcaaaattttcgtcataagacaagaatgtcgtatgacaacaatgtcgtatgacaagaatgtcgtatgacaacAATGTCGTATGACAACAATGTCGTATGACAACAATGTCATATGACAACAATGTCGTATGACAACAATGTCGTATGACAACAATGTCGTATGACAACAATGTCGTATGACAACAATGTCGTATGACAACAATGTCATATGACAACAATGTCGTATGACAACAATGTCGTATGACAACAATGTCGTATGACAACAATGTCGTATGACAACAATGTCGTATGACAGAGCGGTCCTATCACAAGGTTCAACTGTACTTACTggtataactactttttttcttctgtcacgtactgttctgcgtgtgtttggccgtgaatgaatgtccttgttattctaaatgttgttatctgtaacgggccgtatatggcccgtgatccgaggttgaaaaacatgtacacacacacaaccaggGGCAAGCGCGTCGGCGCAATGcccttcggctggctatccggtcggctaactattCGTTCGGCTAACTCTATGTTCAGCCAGACGCCCCCTCAGCAATCTGGCCCTCGCCCAGACGTCCGTCCGGCTAAACGTCTTTAGGTAAATCGACCGGGTGCCGACCCAGAGACTTGGGGAACACTACGTATACTAAGGGCATATTTCCTGACTGTGCTTAGGTTagttcctttttgaatttgtctatgtgGAGAAAACACCCTCCATTTTGGATCACAAAAAggaaattattgttattatttgctattatgaaataaaacaaaattccgctttgacttttttctttttatttcttgttcgaaagtgacaactattgcagtaatatgaaccagcAAAAAAGTCGACATATTTCGACATTAGAAGCTATTTGgccgccacaacatcttaaacttctggtaagaaaatgtcAATATATGTCGTTAAAAAGCAttgggttctcatcaagatagacttgcttcttttttcaaattgaataatttgatattttacatttacaaagacaggcatattaacttatgatattgactctaataatatgcttttattggattggataactttattcatccagtagcaagagggtgattagacagaacagcaaagcaaaagcacaaagtacaaagcaaatcaaagtaaatagaatcatcaaaacattaagacataaaagcagcaaaaacacaaaacgagcaagagtggacagagctaccgccggctgccgcttaaacagcgccattttggttacgGTAGCTAAAttggactcaaaaagacattgtaaagttggacaaaaactgataccacacacaggaagtcttccaggcgatggggaacttctgcagactgtgaccgaggtggataatgtgcagagtcgctcttccaagcATATCCgtacagttcctcagtagtctgaagctgaagaaaacggcagcagggcagaactcctcgactccgttgctggtaagcgCCCACAGCTCTTCCATcgtatcccacgatggaatggttggtcagaagcattgccttttctcccggcacttttgtccagctcctaAACTCCGgcggcaccgaggtgttgctccttctgctacgtattgtaacagctattcccatgtgtgtgacattgtaagcatggctggctggttccaaaaaataagtagccgaaagaagccaggctaacagaacaaggaaagttgtaaaaacattatagtataaagtacaaagtaaagtaaaaaggaatgtattaagaaagattaaaatgtaatttaaaaaaaagatagaagggctgtaaaacatgaaaaagataagagtgtacagagctactcccaccggctcccgcttgaacggcgccatcttggaaaaaataaataaatacattaaaaaaaagatgatgaatttatgatattgaccctaataatatgcatacagtatctcagaaatatcaagtaatgatttttcttgagattctCTCTtctaagtaacacatttgtactacctattaaaatcataaatatggaggtgaaaattgtaaatcaggggGTAGCTTTTTTTGCGAGAAATCGTCAAATTAAACTATtttgcgagtaaatacggtatttaattcctgttaataaaactttgatgagaacgaCTTTATAATGTTAATTTCGGCGACAGTtggaaattaaaacattttcagatacttgtgtgccttgagattttgtTGAATGCAAAAAGTATGCCGCAGcttaaaaaaggttgggaaacccTGTGGGAGAGGGATGATGACCACCACCAAACATGTTTACGTACTCCAGTTGGGCTCTCCAAACTAAAGATCAAGCCCCCTAAGCGGCTATCCTGAGGCAAGAAAAGCTGACAAGTCATGATGTCACGTTAGTCAGGACAAACGGTCCCAGTCTCAGGGTGTACAGGAAGGCATGAGAATGCACTTCAAggagatataaaaaaaacattcgcaCAGCTACACAAAATATATGATAATGAAGACAAGGATTGTGAGCGACACCAGTCCAAAGATTTACACACTTTGGGAATTCGGAAGCCTGTTCTGATGATGATAAAATTTCTACCAATTTGTTCTCAAATATGATGCAAAAAAGTGAAAGCATTTGAAAGAAATAAAGCCATTCTAATGACACCACAACTCCTAActagaaacaaaataaaaactctcTCCCCACATCGAGAGAGAAATTGAACCTTCCCAACGATTGTCATCATTTTCTAAAAACTTGCTTGTAAGGCATAGTAAGCATGAAGCGAGTTCACAAATTGAATGCGGAGAGGagcaacattaaaatatattggcACAGCGACAAATGAGTTGAAAGCTTTGTCCGCCAAGACATTTGCCAACTTCCACAATGCCTTCAAGGAACAATAGGAAAACACAACTTCAactttttattctctcttatgACAAACTCAAATTCATCTGgatccattaaaaacaaataatacattttatttgaaaaataatttggcatgtaagatttttttttgctgcttctgACGtaaggtgtggctctttgacagctacaatttgaaaatgttgGCTCTGTGTACAAGGGTTTGTTTGCCACCCCTGTTAAAgatgtacagttgtggtcaaaagtttacatacacttgtgaagcaAATAAtgccatggctctcttgagtttccagttatttctacaactcagatttttcgctgatagtgattggaaccaatacttctttgttttttttatgactttatcaCGGGTGaacggaaaaaaatgatcaaatctgctgggtcaataATATACATGCAGCaacgctaatatttggtaacttgtcccttggccatttttacttcaattaggtgcttttggtagccatccacaagcttttgGCAAGATTCTGGTTGAATCtctgaccactcctcttgacagaattgatgCAGTTCCGTTAAATGTGATGgttttctgacatggacttgtttcttcagcattgtccacaagttctcaatgggattTGAGTTGGGACTTTGGGAAgcccattcgaaaaccttaattctagcctgatttagccattccattaccacttttgaagtgtttggggtcattgtccagTTGGAATACCTAACtgtgcccaagacccaatctttgggctgattACTTTatgttatcttgaagaatttgaagataatcctccttcattatcccatttactctctgtcaAGCACCAGTTCTCTTGGCGGCAAAACAGCCCatcagcataatactaccactgtaagattatatcagtttttgtgagtataaaagcATTGTTCTCATACGAACTGTAAATGGCTGAgttgtcagcataaacactcaacagtctgactgattaatcaatcttagtcttgtgattgagttgacatgtcagcacaaaccctcaactgtccgacactgatcaattactgtttgccctgcaaatgactgaaacatatctgtccaaagtcctggtgacaactgtcagttttgcctgtatttaagactcactcactggtaATCGAGtgagagctgcaaggacaacagactgaaCTGTTCAGGTAGTTTGAGatctccccatttctgcagtccggtaatattTTATAcgtgaaaaattgtaaaattacacAATTTTAATGCTATTTTATGCATGTAAAATTATGGCAGTTTCATTTTGCAAGCAAAACAAAAGTGACGTAGGCGGACCAGATCCTTGAGTTTCACACCAGTAGGCTAGAATAATTGAACAACTGACAAAAGACCTAAACAACGAATACACTCCCATAGTTAAGTCTAACACATTTCATACTTCCATGTATTTACTGAAAGAGCTCATCAAAAAGGCTTTTAGTCTTTGTTAAAGTGTGCAAGTAGATATATAACACACAAAATCAGGTTTGATGGTAAGTAATGTAAATGAAGAAATGctcacatttgaaaatagggtAAAATGTATCTAGGCAAAACTTTTGTGTATtgaaaaaactcaaatgttagGATAAAAATAATACTCACCTATTTTTCTCCAGCTCGTTGTGTGTGGACCTGCAAAGCCAGAAGACATAAGaggtttaaacaaaaatattcagaaatGTTGTGTTAGGGACAGCAAAATTGGAATAATTGGTTTAaaccaaaaatgagaaaaaaacaaggctGAAATCAGaaataaaattatttcattttatttggacTAAATATGTAACAAAATATCTGAAAGCTTTAGAAAAAGAGACCCTCAAATAAAGTTTATGGCAAGCTCAGGGATATTCTGCACTATCAAACATCAATGATAAAGACTGAAGAGTATCTCCTATATAATATACAACTGTTAGGAGCAGCttatgctgttgttgttgttgttaagtcacttcaagcgcctgaggattaccctcagcagcgctagagctgccactggaacgcggattagtccatccggggggtagttggaggtgaggggcagtcgaatatctccggctggaggaaaaacgtagggtgcctcgttccttgttggcagctctgggcggtatttgttggaattcgcagacCGCGGCGAgcagcctctcaggagacacctcgtgaaggtttccaactttgtctcccgccTGCTGCTGTTATGCCCACTCTCGTTTGTCCCTCCGGCCCTGCCGTTGTGTTCGTGCAGCTGTGCGTGATTCATAATTAGTTCctgatttgcatatttaaacaCCACTGAGTGTGGCATCATTGTCGGATCATCTGCGTAGATTCCATTGCCATGCAGCCACGCTATCTTGTTCCTCGATTCCATTTGTTCTCCCTGGTCCGGTttggttttgtgttttgtttcacaagttcttgttgttttgtaaggtCCCTTCTAAGTAATTAAAGTTGTTGTTATGGGCACAAATTTCCTCGTCCTCACCTGCTTCCCTGCGACTGTGTCCTAATCCTTCCTACTACGCCACGACGTCTCCTGTGGCCGTAACAACAACTCTACTCGAGAGCAATATTTCCCAACATTAtttgagctgtggcacactatggcattgaaaaaaatctcaaagcatACCACAAGCTTAAATACGTTACGAAAACGTTAACCCTAACCTAtttatcaacaggaatcaaataAACCACAAAGactattccaaaatctaaattttcacactgacctaatgtcaccaaaagttgacgGACCCCAAAAAACTTCTGGTTAGAGTGATGTAAAAATAAGCACAAATGAGTGCCTCGACGCATGAAAAAGATCCAATTTatgaaatccccccaaaattaaatgcattttctgtatccctttttttatttcaaaattgtggcggatgcattgattttcattttagaaCCTCGCTACACTTTACTAGGCTCTTATTGGCTGTCTCGCAACAACCAATATCAATGTTTTAAAATTCtcttttgtactt
This region of Stigmatopora nigra isolate UIUO_SnigA chromosome 6, RoL_Snig_1.1, whole genome shotgun sequence genomic DNA includes:
- the mxi1 gene encoding max-interacting protein 1 isoform X1; protein product: MAPFKREPVGVALYTLIFFMFYSPSIFFLNYILIFLNTFLFTLLCTLYYNVFTTFLVLLAWLLSATYFLEPASHAYNVTHMGIAVTIRSRRSNTSVPPEFRSWTKVPGEKAMLLTNHSIVGYDGRAVGAYQQRSRGVLPCCRFLQLQTTEELYGYAWKSDSAHYPPRSQSAEVPHRLEDFLRAHLRLCLERLKALIPLGADCSRHTTLGLLNNAKAHIKKLEETDRKSQYQLESLEREHRHLQRQLEQLRGGGGVTVEGERKRMDSVGSEHSDSDQEEIEVDVEGTGFSHGELDGLSSASSSDLDDHSSLQSMASDEGYSSCSVKLALSS